From one Acidibrevibacterium fodinaquatile genomic stretch:
- the grxC gene encoding glutaredoxin 3, which yields MPKIEIYTQAFCPYCARAVRLLTQKGVAFEEIDAPAGSAARAEAMRRSGGQRTVPQIFIDGQAIGGCDDLHALEAAGKLDRLLHKAA from the coding sequence ATGCCGAAGATCGAGATCTATACCCAGGCTTTCTGCCCCTATTGCGCGCGCGCGGTGCGGCTTTTGACGCAGAAGGGGGTCGCGTTCGAGGAGATCGATGCGCCCGCCGGTTCGGCGGCGCGGGCCGAGGCGATGCGGCGCTCGGGCGGGCAGAGAACGGTGCCGCAGATTTTCATCGACGGCCAGGCAATCGGCGGCTGTGATGATCTCCATGCGCTGGAGGCCGCCGGCAAGCTCGATCGGTTGCTGCACAAAGCGGCCTGA
- the gltA gene encoding citrate synthase: MSNATKSSAVITIPGHNQSAELPMLAGTIGPEVLDIRKLYNELGVFTFDPGYGGTASCESKITYIDGDEGVLLYRGYPIEQLAEHSTFLEVAYLLLNGELPNDAEFAEFERGVTRHTMLHEQLRSFFNGFRRDAHPMAVLCGVVGALSAFYHDSLDINNPEHRRISAFRLIAKVPTIAAWAYKYSIGQPFMYPRNDLSFAENFLYMMNAVPAEPFKVNPILSRAMDRILILHADHEQNASTSTVRLAGSTGANPFACIAAGIASLWGPAHGGANEAVLKMLEEIGHVDHIPEFIARVKDKNSNVRLMGFGHRVYKNYDPRAKIMQRTCHEVLGELGIKDDPLLDLAIELERIALSDEYFISKKLYPNVDFYSGIILKAMGFPTSMFTVLFAVARTVGWISQWKEMIEDPSQRIGRPRQLYTGAPMRDFVPRSHRD; this comes from the coding sequence ATGAGCAACGCCACCAAGAGCTCCGCCGTCATCACCATTCCCGGGCATAATCAGAGCGCGGAATTGCCCATGCTGGCGGGCACGATCGGGCCGGAGGTGCTGGACATCCGCAAGCTTTACAACGAACTCGGGGTCTTCACCTTCGATCCCGGCTATGGCGGCACGGCGTCTTGCGAAAGCAAGATCACCTATATCGACGGCGATGAGGGAGTCTTGCTTTATCGTGGCTATCCGATCGAGCAATTGGCCGAGCATTCGACCTTTCTCGAGGTGGCGTATCTCCTCCTCAATGGCGAGTTGCCCAATGACGCCGAATTCGCCGAGTTTGAGCGCGGCGTCACCCGCCATACCATGCTGCATGAGCAGTTGCGCAGCTTCTTCAACGGCTTCCGCCGTGATGCGCATCCCATGGCGGTGTTGTGCGGGGTGGTTGGCGCCTTGTCGGCGTTTTATCACGACAGTCTCGACATCAATAATCCCGAGCATCGCCGCATCAGCGCCTTCCGCCTGATCGCCAAGGTGCCGACGATCGCTGCCTGGGCCTATAAATACTCGATCGGCCAGCCCTTCATGTATCCGCGCAACGATCTCTCGTTCGCCGAGAATTTTCTCTACATGATGAACGCGGTGCCGGCCGAGCCGTTCAAGGTCAATCCGATCCTCTCACGCGCGATGGACCGGATTCTGATCCTGCACGCCGATCACGAGCAGAACGCTTCGACCAGCACCGTGCGCCTTGCCGGTTCGACCGGCGCCAATCCGTTCGCCTGCATCGCCGCCGGCATCGCGAGCCTCTGGGGCCCGGCGCATGGCGGCGCCAACGAGGCGGTTTTGAAAATGCTCGAGGAAATCGGCCATGTCGATCACATTCCCGAGTTCATCGCCCGCGTCAAAGACAAGAACAGCAATGTTCGGCTGATGGGCTTTGGCCATCGCGTCTATAAAAACTATGACCCACGCGCCAAGATCATGCAGCGCACCTGCCACGAAGTTCTCGGTGAACTCGGCATCAAGGACGACCCGCTGCTCGATCTCGCGATCGAACTCGAACGGATCGCCCTCAGCGACGAGTATTTCATCTCGAAAAAGCTGTATCCCAACGTCGATTTCTATTCCGGCATCATTCTCAAGGCGATGGGTTTTCCGACCAGCATGTTCACGGTGCTGTTCGCGGTCGCGCGCACCGTGGGCTGGATCAGCCAGTGGAAAGAGATGATCGAGGATCCCTCCCAGCGCATCGGCCGCCCGCGCCAGCTCTATACCGGCGCGCCGATGCGCGATTTCGTCCCGCGCTCGCACCGCGATTGA
- a CDS encoding ComF family protein — translation MSAAAAPRPARLLQRCGRGLLDLLLPPLCLACDRPVAAPGQFCAACFQGVTFITAPFCVRCGAPFVYAALAGGDGLCAHCRQQSPVFSRARAAFRYDAMARRLILPFKHGDRTDLARPLARFMARAGAALLEEADLLVPVPLHRTRLLARRYNQAALLAGALARLSGRKMLPDALRRVRATPMLGDLSARARAETMAGAIAVRPGRAAAIAGRRILLIDDVLTTGATSNACARALLAAGARAVDVLALARVADPRFH, via the coding sequence GTGAGCGCCGCCGCCGCGCCGAGGCCGGCGCGGCTTCTGCAGCGCTGCGGGCGCGGCCTGCTCGATCTCCTGCTGCCGCCGCTCTGCCTTGCCTGTGACCGGCCGGTCGCGGCACCCGGGCAGTTCTGCGCCGCTTGCTTTCAGGGGGTCACCTTCATCACCGCGCCGTTCTGTGTCCGCTGCGGCGCGCCTTTCGTTTATGCCGCACTCGCCGGTGGTGACGGGCTATGCGCCCATTGCCGCCAGCAATCGCCGGTTTTTTCGCGCGCCCGGGCAGCCTTTCGCTATGATGCGATGGCGCGGCGCTTGATCCTGCCGTTCAAGCATGGCGACCGCACCGATCTCGCCCGGCCGCTCGCCCGCTTCATGGCCCGCGCCGGCGCAGCACTGCTCGAAGAGGCCGATCTTCTGGTGCCGGTGCCGCTCCATCGGACGCGCTTGCTTGCGCGGCGTTACAACCAGGCGGCGCTGCTCGCCGGGGCGCTGGCGCGGCTTTCTGGGCGGAAAATGCTCCCCGATGCGCTTCGCCGCGTGCGGGCGACGCCGATGCTCGGCGATCTTTCGGCGCGCGCGCGGGCGGAGACCATGGCCGGCGCGATCGCGGTTCGCCCCGGCCGCGCGGCCGCGATCGCCGGGCGGCGCATTCTTCTGATCGATGACGTGCTGACCACCGGCGCCACCAGCAATGCTTGCGCCCGTGCCTTGCTCGCCGCCGGTGCGCGGGCCGTCGATGTCCTGGCGCTCGCCCGCGTCGCCGATCCGCGGTTTCATTGA
- a CDS encoding CHAD domain-containing protein, which translates to MIAGEPARRLETTTAARLDLLLPPEAVPRLRRAPGFWALGLHGGRISARLVEFWGLNAAGEAMALRPGALSCGEGVVFGGMIGRRRRYVSRNVPGITLEITAGAFVAGGRGRVFRLTLAGPAFAVAAAARALAEDLPLAPLPAPLPALAAHRALGVALPPPPDPIAGLDAATPLALAARQILAARGASLRAQLAALARAPGPASAAHDPEPVHQTRVALRRLRAAIAVFAPLCAPLLAELRQSLRDFSHSLAPARDWDVFMAGIGRDLALAFPDDPAPSQLLPRAIRRWHEAYAALGAWRAGEGGRRLDVLLAILPLLVLGAEDVAAGRDGPESGATALSFGEFARERLERRARKLRRVTTLAELGPDQRHRLRLDAKRLRYLGEIFAPCFPPRRMARFLRRLAALQEWLGTINDATTTTRLVRGLTPDHAGADDLAVAQGMALGLAAAGVPRALRKAERARERLQALKPFWQ; encoded by the coding sequence ATGATCGCCGGCGAGCCCGCGCGGCGACTGGAGACCACCACCGCGGCGCGGCTCGACCTCCTTCTCCCTCCCGAGGCCGTGCCCCGGCTGCGCCGCGCGCCGGGGTTTTGGGCGCTCGGGTTGCATGGCGGGCGCATCTCGGCGCGTCTCGTCGAATTTTGGGGGCTCAATGCCGCGGGAGAGGCGATGGCGCTGCGGCCGGGCGCCTTATCCTGCGGCGAGGGGGTCGTTTTCGGCGGCATGATCGGCCGGCGGCGGCGCTATGTCAGTCGCAATGTGCCGGGCATCACGCTCGAGATCACCGCCGGGGCCTTCGTCGCCGGCGGGAGGGGGCGCGTCTTTCGTCTGACGCTGGCGGGGCCGGCGTTCGCGGTCGCGGCGGCAGCGCGGGCGCTTGCCGAGGATCTGCCGCTCGCGCCACTCCCCGCGCCGCTCCCCGCTCTCGCCGCCCATCGCGCCCTTGGCGTTGCTTTGCCGCCCCCTCCCGATCCCATCGCCGGCCTTGACGCGGCAACCCCCCTTGCGCTCGCCGCCCGCCAGATTCTGGCGGCGCGTGGGGCGAGTTTGCGCGCCCAGCTCGCCGCCCTGGCGCGGGCGCCAGGGCCGGCCAGCGCCGCGCACGACCCTGAGCCGGTGCATCAAACCCGCGTCGCCCTTCGCCGGCTGCGCGCCGCGATCGCCGTGTTCGCGCCGCTGTGCGCGCCGCTGCTCGCCGAACTTCGCCAAAGCCTGCGCGATTTCAGCCATAGTCTCGCCCCGGCGCGGGATTGGGATGTGTTCATGGCGGGGATCGGGCGCGATCTTGCCCTCGCCTTTCCCGATGATCCGGCGCCGTCGCAGCTTTTGCCGCGAGCGATTCGGCGCTGGCACGAGGCCTATGCGGCGCTCGGCGCCTGGCGGGCGGGGGAGGGGGGGCGCCGGCTCGACGTCTTGCTTGCGATCCTGCCGCTGCTTGTCCTCGGTGCCGAAGACGTCGCCGCGGGGCGCGACGGCCCGGAAAGCGGTGCGACCGCGCTCTCTTTTGGCGAATTTGCCCGCGAGAGGCTCGAACGGCGGGCGCGAAAACTCCGCCGGGTGACGACGCTCGCCGAACTCGGGCCGGACCAGCGCCATCGCTTGCGGCTGGATGCCAAGCGGCTCCGCTATCTCGGCGAAATTTTCGCGCCCTGCTTTCCGCCGCGGCGCATGGCGCGCTTTCTCCGCCGCCTCGCGGCGCTGCAAGAATGGCTGGGGACGATCAACGACGCCACCACCACCACCCGCCTGGTGCGCGGCCTCACGCCTGATCATGCCGGCGCTGACGATTTGGCGGTGGCGCAAGGCATGGCGCTCGGTCTCGCCGCCGCCGGCGTGCCGCGCGCGCTCCGCAAAGCGGAGCGGGCACGCGAGCGTTTACAGGCGCTTAAACCATTCTGGCAATAA
- the katG gene encoding catalase/peroxidase HPI, with translation MDGDRATAAGKCPVMHGGNTAFRDQVMTWWPNALNLDILHQHDTKTNPLGAGFSYREALKTLDIAALKRDLHALLTDSQDWWPADWGHYGGLMIRLAWHSAGTYRIADGRGGAGHGNQRFAPLNSWPDNVSLDKARRLLWPLKRKYGNAVSWADLIILAGTIAYESMGLKTFGFGFGREDIWHPEKDTYWGGEKEWLAQSAQRYGNDDRASLDNPLAAVQMGLIYVNPEGVDGHPDPLRTAQDVRVTFERMAMNDEETVALTAGGHTVGKAHGNGDATRLGPAPEAADLEEQGLGWHNPSGTGAGPDAITSGIEGAWTTHPTKWDNGYFHLLLNYEWELKKSPAGAWQWEPIGIREEDKPVDAFNPSIRRNPIMTDADMALKMDPSYRPIAERFYKDPAYFSEVFARAWFKLTHRDMGPKARYFGPDVPKEDLIWQDPIPPGRRDYDIAAVKARIAASGLGVSELVATAWDSARTFRGSDLRGGANGARIRLAPQKDWVGNEPARLAKVLSVLAPIARETGASLADVIVLGGNVGIERAAKAAGVEITVPFAPGRGDATEAMTDAASFAVLEPIHDGYRNWLKQDYAARPEELMLERTQLMRLTGPEMTVLVGGMRVLGTNHGGTKHGVFTDRVGVLSQDFFVNLTDMNMRWVPVGENLYEIRDRKSGAVKWTATRVDLAFGSNAILRAYAEVYAQADSREKFVTDFVAAWVKVMNSDRFDLA, from the coding sequence ATGGATGGAGATCGCGCCACAGCGGCTGGCAAATGCCCGGTGATGCATGGCGGCAACACCGCTTTTCGCGACCAGGTGATGACTTGGTGGCCGAACGCCCTCAATCTCGACATCCTGCATCAGCACGACACCAAAACCAATCCCCTGGGCGCCGGATTCAGCTATCGGGAGGCGTTGAAGACGCTCGATATCGCGGCGCTGAAACGGGATCTCCACGCGCTTTTGACCGACAGCCAGGATTGGTGGCCGGCGGATTGGGGGCATTATGGCGGGCTGATGATCCGGCTCGCCTGGCATTCGGCGGGAACCTATCGCATCGCCGACGGGCGCGGTGGCGCCGGGCACGGCAATCAGCGTTTCGCGCCGCTCAATTCCTGGCCCGACAATGTCAGCCTCGACAAAGCGCGCCGCCTTTTGTGGCCGCTCAAGAGGAAATACGGCAACGCGGTGAGTTGGGCGGATCTCATCATCCTTGCCGGCACCATCGCCTATGAATCGATGGGATTGAAGACGTTTGGCTTTGGTTTCGGGCGCGAGGATATCTGGCATCCGGAAAAAGATACGTATTGGGGCGGCGAGAAGGAATGGCTCGCGCAAAGCGCCCAGCGCTATGGAAACGATGATCGCGCCTCCTTGGATAACCCGCTCGCCGCTGTGCAAATGGGGCTGATTTACGTCAATCCCGAGGGCGTTGACGGCCATCCCGATCCGCTGCGGACCGCCCAGGATGTCCGTGTCACGTTCGAGCGCATGGCGATGAACGATGAGGAGACGGTGGCGCTCACCGCCGGCGGCCACACCGTCGGCAAGGCGCATGGCAATGGCGATGCGACGCGCCTCGGCCCGGCGCCGGAGGCGGCGGATCTCGAGGAACAGGGGCTTGGCTGGCACAATCCGAGCGGCACCGGCGCCGGGCCGGATGCGATCACCAGCGGCATCGAGGGCGCCTGGACCACCCATCCGACGAAGTGGGACAATGGCTATTTCCATCTCCTTCTGAATTACGAGTGGGAACTGAAGAAAAGCCCCGCCGGCGCCTGGCAATGGGAGCCGATCGGAATTCGCGAGGAAGACAAGCCCGTCGATGCCTTCAACCCCTCGATCCGGCGCAATCCGATCATGACGGATGCCGACATGGCGTTGAAGATGGACCCGAGCTATCGCCCGATTGCAGAGCGATTCTACAAGGATCCGGCGTATTTCTCGGAAGTTTTCGCGCGCGCCTGGTTCAAGCTCACCCATCGCGACATGGGGCCGAAAGCGCGCTATTTCGGCCCCGACGTGCCGAAAGAGGATCTGATCTGGCAGGATCCGATCCCGCCCGGCCGCCGCGATTACGATATCGCCGCGGTCAAGGCGCGCATCGCGGCGAGCGGGCTTGGCGTCAGCGAACTGGTCGCAACCGCGTGGGACAGCGCGCGGACCTTCCGCGGCTCTGATCTTCGCGGCGGCGCCAATGGCGCGCGCATCCGCCTTGCGCCGCAGAAGGATTGGGTGGGGAACGAGCCGGCGCGTCTCGCCAAGGTGCTCTCGGTCTTGGCGCCGATCGCCCGCGAGACCGGCGCGAGCCTTGCCGATGTCATCGTGCTCGGCGGTAATGTCGGCATCGAGCGCGCGGCCAAGGCGGCCGGGGTCGAGATCACCGTGCCGTTCGCGCCGGGGCGCGGCGATGCCACCGAGGCGATGACGGATGCCGCGTCTTTTGCCGTCCTCGAGCCGATCCATGACGGCTATCGCAACTGGCTCAAGCAGGATTACGCGGCGCGGCCTGAGGAGCTGATGCTCGAACGCACGCAGCTGATGCGCCTGACGGGCCCCGAGATGACGGTTCTGGTCGGCGGCATGCGGGTGCTTGGGACCAATCACGGCGGCACGAAACACGGCGTGTTCACCGATCGGGTCGGCGTCCTGAGCCAGGATTTCTTCGTCAACCTCACCGATATGAACATGCGCTGGGTGCCGGTCGGCGAAAATCTCTACGAGATCCGCGATCGCAAGTCAGGCGCGGTCAAATGGACGGCGACCCGCGTCGATCTCGCATTCGGCTCGAACGCCATTCTCCGCGCCTATGCCGAGGTTTACGCGCAGGCTGACAGCCGGGAGAAATTCGTCACCGACTTCGTCGCCGCCTGGGTGAAGGTGATGAACAGCGACCGCTTCGATCTCGCCTGA
- a CDS encoding SixA phosphatase family protein, which yields MHQLLFLRHAKAAAAGPGIPDDARPLTARGRGDASAIGAAMRARGLLPDLVLVSSARRAIETLAALEPWEETPLVETMAQLYLASAEQIIGILAEVAETVRSVLVIGHNPGLHDCALRLADHRDDGERREIVTRLAAGLPTGTLLEFAYGGPWAALGVGPARLLRFLSPRDLTAAEG from the coding sequence ATGCACCAGCTTTTGTTCCTGCGCCACGCCAAAGCGGCCGCCGCCGGCCCTGGTATTCCCGATGACGCACGACCGCTGACGGCGCGCGGGCGCGGCGATGCCAGCGCGATCGGCGCGGCGATGCGCGCGCGCGGCTTGCTCCCCGATCTCGTGCTGGTCTCGAGCGCCCGGCGCGCGATCGAGACGCTGGCCGCCCTCGAACCTTGGGAGGAGACGCCGCTGGTCGAGACGATGGCGCAACTTTATCTCGCGAGCGCCGAGCAGATCATCGGGATTCTGGCGGAGGTCGCGGAAACCGTCCGCAGCGTGCTGGTGATCGGCCATAACCCCGGTTTGCATGATTGCGCGCTGCGGCTTGCCGATCATCGCGATGATGGCGAGCGGCGCGAGATCGTGACGCGGCTGGCCGCAGGGTTGCCGACCGGAACCCTGCTCGAATTTGCGTATGGCGGCCCTTGGGCGGCGCTCGGCGTCGGGCCGGCGCGGCTGCTCCGCTTCCTCTCGCCGCGCGATCTCACCGCGGCCGAGGGATGA
- the ppa gene encoding inorganic diphosphatase, which yields MRLDAIAIGQNPPDDVNVVIEVGVGGEPIKYEMDKAAGTLVVDRFLYTPMRYPGNYGFVPHTLCEDGDPTDVLIANTRPIIPGAVINVRPIGVLRMEDNAGLDEKILAVPSPHLTKRYAHVKNYTDLPEITLEQIQHFFQHYKDLEPGKWVKLSGWGDAAEARDLIRAAIAREQQAKAGR from the coding sequence ATGCGTCTCGATGCCATCGCCATTGGCCAAAACCCACCGGACGACGTCAATGTCGTGATCGAGGTCGGGGTTGGCGGCGAGCCGATCAAATATGAAATGGACAAGGCGGCGGGGACGCTGGTGGTCGATCGGTTTTTGTACACGCCGATGCGGTATCCCGGCAATTACGGCTTCGTGCCCCATACTTTGTGCGAGGATGGCGATCCGACCGATGTGTTGATCGCCAATACCCGCCCGATCATTCCCGGCGCGGTGATCAATGTGCGCCCGATCGGCGTTTTGCGCATGGAGGACAATGCCGGCCTCGATGAAAAAATCCTCGCCGTGCCATCGCCCCACCTCACCAAGCGCTATGCCCATGTGAAAAACTACACCGACCTTCCCGAGATCACGCTCGAGCAGATTCAGCATTTCTTTCAACACTATAAGGATCTCGAGCCGGGCAAGTGGGTAAAGCTCTCGGGCTGGGGCGACGCCGCGGAGGCGCGGGATTTGATCCGCGCCGCGATCGCGCGTGAGCAGCAGGCCAAAGCCGGGCGCTAG
- a CDS encoding acyl-CoA dehydrogenase family protein, with translation MTALRPVTVLDTHEVFNQPPPLENSNLFTSDRALMDAVANAGGARHEARLAALGARAGSADAIAWGIAAERNPPVLENFDRFGQRIDEVTFHPAYHQLMALGLESGFAKLAWDGTEAGHVAHAAILTLTGMVDPGTSCPMTMTYAAIPSLRAEPAIAAVWVPRILAGRYDPASRPAAEKAGVTIGMAMTEKQGGSDVRANTTRAEKIADGNWYRLTGHKWFCSAPMSDAFLTLAYAKDGLTCFLVPRWLPDGTRNAGFRIIRLKDKLGDRANASSEIDYHGALAERVGAEGRGIATILQMVQHTRLDCAIGSAGQMRAALAQALWHTAHRTAFQRRLLDQPAMAAVLADLAIESEAATALAFRLAAALDAADPLARILLPCAKYWICKRAPGFVAEAMECVGGGGYIESGPMPRLFRQSPLNAIWEGSGNVIALDVLRALAREAASVAALRAFLEAARGRERLYDAWIAEIALEPAGEAQARLLVERIALAASAAVLLTTENPLAEAFCRLRLSPRGAAYGAFDAAIDTSPILARAMPA, from the coding sequence ATGACCGCCCTCCGGCCCGTCACCGTGCTCGACACGCATGAGGTTTTCAACCAGCCGCCGCCGCTCGAAAATAGCAATCTTTTCACCAGCGACCGCGCCTTGATGGACGCGGTGGCAAACGCCGGCGGCGCCCGCCATGAGGCACGGCTCGCCGCCCTCGGCGCGCGCGCCGGCTCGGCGGACGCCATCGCCTGGGGTATCGCCGCTGAGCGCAACCCGCCGGTCTTGGAAAATTTCGACCGCTTCGGCCAGCGCATCGACGAGGTCACCTTCCACCCCGCCTATCACCAGTTGATGGCGCTCGGCCTCGAAAGCGGCTTTGCGAAGCTCGCCTGGGACGGGACGGAGGCGGGCCATGTCGCCCACGCCGCCATCCTCACCCTCACCGGCATGGTCGATCCCGGCACCAGTTGTCCGATGACGATGACCTACGCCGCCATCCCCAGCTTGCGCGCCGAACCCGCGATCGCCGCCGTTTGGGTGCCGCGCATCCTCGCCGGCCGCTACGATCCCGCTTCGCGCCCGGCCGCGGAAAAAGCCGGGGTCACGATCGGCATGGCGATGACCGAGAAACAGGGCGGCTCCGATGTCCGCGCCAACACCACCCGCGCCGAAAAAATCGCGGACGGCAATTGGTATCGCCTCACCGGCCATAAATGGTTCTGCTCGGCGCCGATGTCTGATGCGTTTCTCACGCTCGCCTATGCCAAAGACGGCCTCACCTGCTTTCTCGTCCCGCGCTGGCTGCCCGATGGCACGCGCAACGCCGGATTTCGCATCATCCGCCTCAAGGACAAGCTCGGCGATCGCGCGAACGCCTCCTCGGAAATCGACTATCATGGCGCGCTCGCCGAACGCGTCGGCGCGGAGGGCCGCGGGATCGCGACCATCCTCCAAATGGTTCAGCACACGCGGCTCGATTGCGCCATTGGCTCGGCCGGGCAAATGCGCGCGGCGCTGGCGCAAGCGCTCTGGCACACCGCCCATCGCACCGCCTTTCAGCGGCGGCTGCTCGATCAGCCGGCGATGGCGGCGGTGCTCGCCGATCTCGCGATCGAAAGCGAAGCCGCGACGGCGCTCGCCTTCCGCCTCGCCGCCGCGCTCGACGCGGCGGATCCGCTCGCCCGCATTCTGCTCCCGTGCGCCAAATATTGGATTTGCAAACGCGCCCCGGGCTTCGTTGCCGAGGCGATGGAGTGCGTGGGCGGCGGCGGTTATATCGAGAGCGGGCCGATGCCGCGGCTTTTTCGCCAATCGCCGCTGAATGCGATCTGGGAGGGCTCGGGCAATGTCATCGCGCTCGACGTGCTGCGCGCGCTCGCCCGCGAGGCGGCAAGCGTTGCCGCACTCCGGGCGTTTCTCGAGGCGGCACGCGGCCGCGAAAGGCTCTATGATGCCTGGATCGCCGAGATCGCGCTCGAACCTGCTGGAGAAGCGCAGGCGCGGCTGCTCGTCGAGCGGATCGCGCTCGCCGCCAGCGCCGCCGTGCTCCTCACCACGGAAAACCCGCTCGCCGAAGCCTTTTGCCGCCTGCGCCTCTCGCCACGCGGCGCCGCTTACGGCGCCTTCGATGCGGCGATCGACACATCGCCAATCCTTGCGCGGGCGATGCCGGCGTAA
- a CDS encoding DUF1178 family protein, protein MIHYQLRCPSDHAFDGWFKSSAAFEQQAAKGLLSCPHCGDRGVTRALMAPALARRDAAAPATAAMAPPKAVAGPHLPDQVRAVLQRLRTEIEKHCDYVGADFAAEARRIHAGESAVRPIYGEASREQAEQLAEEGIEVARIPWVPRADG, encoded by the coding sequence ATGATCCACTACCAGCTCCGCTGCCCGTCCGACCACGCTTTCGACGGATGGTTCAAGAGCAGCGCCGCCTTCGAGCAGCAGGCGGCGAAGGGTCTGCTTTCGTGCCCGCATTGCGGCGATCGCGGCGTCACCCGGGCGCTGATGGCGCCGGCGCTGGCGCGGCGGGACGCGGCCGCACCCGCCACTGCCGCCATGGCGCCGCCGAAAGCCGTCGCGGGCCCACACCTCCCTGATCAGGTGCGCGCGGTCTTGCAGCGGCTGCGCACCGAGATCGAGAAACATTGCGACTATGTTGGCGCCGACTTTGCCGCGGAGGCGCGGCGTATCCATGCTGGCGAAAGCGCTGTCCGCCCGATTTATGGCGAGGCCAGCCGCGAGCAGGCCGAGCAACTCGCCGAGGAGGGCATCGAGGTCGCGCGCATTCCTTGGGTACCGCGCGCTGACGGCTGA